From Numenius arquata chromosome 4, bNumArq3.hap1.1, whole genome shotgun sequence, a single genomic window includes:
- the PRELID3A gene encoding PRELI domain containing protein 3A isoform X2 produces MKIWSSEHVFGHPWDTVIKAAMRKYPNPMNPCVVGVDVLDRSLDNQGRLHSHRLLSTEWGLPSIVKAILGTSRTLTYIEEHSVVDPVEKKMELCSTNITLTNLVSVDERLVYTPHPENPEKTVLTQEAIITVKGISLSNYLESLMANTISSNARKGWDAIEWIIQNSESALS; encoded by the exons ATGAAGATCTGGAGCTCGGAGCATGTGTTCGG ACACCCCTGGGATACAGTGATCAAAGCTGCCATGAGGAAGTACCCCAACCCAATGAATCCCTGTGTGGTAGGAGTAGATGTCCTCGACAGAAGCCTTGATAACCAGGGGAGGTTGCATAGTCACCGTCTTCTCAGCACAGAGTGGGGATTGCCAAGTATTGTGAAAGCG ATTTTAGGAACAAGTAGAACTCTGACTTATATTGAGGAGCATTCTGTGGTAGatccagtggaaaaaaagatgGAGCTTTGCTCAACTAAT attacTCTCACAAACTTGGTGTCTGTTGATGAGAGACTGGTTTACACGCCTCATCCTGAAAACCCTGAGAA AACTGTGCTAACTCAAGAAGCAATTATTACTGTTAAAGGCATTAGCTTGAGCAATTATCTGGAAAGCTTAATGGCAAACACAATATCTTCTAACGCCAGAAAG GGGTGGGATGCTATTGAGTGGATAATTCAAAATTCTGAAAGCGCTCTAAGCTAG